The Megalops cyprinoides isolate fMegCyp1 chromosome 12, fMegCyp1.pri, whole genome shotgun sequence genome contains a region encoding:
- the zfp36l1a gene encoding mRNA decay activator protein ZFP36L1a isoform X2 — translation MLNYNNNNVVGAPHLMSVPCTGANPPISTSTGALLDRKAVGTPSVGGAYQRRHSVTLPSSKFNQNQFLNSLKMDPSLTSGGGGSNKENRFRDRSYSETGERLLQKCGSSASGNSNSQVNSSRYKTELCRPFEENGTCKYGDKCQFAHGIHELRSLSRHPKYKTELCRTFHTIGFCPYGPRCHFIHNADERRGPPPLSTSNKLERPRLQHSYSFAGFSSTGSLQDSPTSVTPPPIFSAEDLTEWPSNPFTYSSQELANLLGPSLGGPPGADPSTPAPPSPTTPYYFRPMSESPQMFESPPSPPDSLSDQEGYQSSSGSLSGSESPILDTTRRLPIFSRLSISDD, via the coding sequence ATGCTgaactacaacaacaacaacgtaGTCGGCGCTCCCCATCTGATGTCTGTCCCCTGCACTGGTGCCAACCCCCCGATCTCAACCTCCACCGGGGCCCTGCTGGACAGGAAGGCGGTGGGGACCCCTTCCGTGGGAGGGGCGTACCAGCGTCGGCACTCGGTCACTCTGCCCAGCTCCAAGTTCAACCAGAACCAGTTCCTCAACAGCCTGAAGATGgatccctctctcacctccggcggcggcggcagcaaCAAGGAGAACCGATTCCGGGACCGCTCCTACTCTGAGACTGGCGAGCGTCTACTGCAGAAGTGCGGCAGCAGCGCCAGcggcaacagcaacagccagGTCAACTCCAGCCGCTACAAGACGGAACTGTGCCGGCCCTTCGAGGAGAACGGCACCTGCAAGTATGGCGACAAGTGTCAGTTCGCCCACGGGATCCACGAGCTGCGCAGCCTGAGCCGTCACCCGAAGTACAAGACGGAGCTGTGCCGCACGTTCCACACCATCGGGTTCTGCCCCTACGGCCCGCGCTGCCACTTCATCCACAACGCCGATGAGCGCCGGGggccccctcccctctccacctccaaCAAGCTGGAGCGCCCCCGCCTCCAGCACAGCTACAGCTTTGCTGGGTTCTCCAGCACGGGCAGTCTGCAGGACAGCCCCACCTCCGTCACCCCGCCGCCCATCTTCTCCGCCGAGGACCTCACTGAGTGGCCCAGCAACCCCTTCACCTACTCCAGCCAGGAGCTGGCCAACCTGTTGGGCCCCAGCCTGGGCGGCCCTCCCGGCGCCGACCCCTCCACCCCGGCCCCGCCTTCCCCGACCACACCATACTACTTCAGGCCCATGTCCGAGTCGCCTCAGATGTTTGAGTCGCCCCCTAGCCCCCCAGACTCTCTCTCCGACCAGGAGGGCTACCAGAGCAGCTCGGGGAGCCTGAGCGGGTCAGAGTCTCCCATCCTGGACACCACCCGCCGGCTCCCCATTTTCAGCAGACTCTCCATCTCAGACGACTAA
- the zfp36l1a gene encoding mRNA decay activator protein ZFP36L1a isoform X1 — MTTAVVSPFFDFSEVINKNSKMLNYNNNNVVGAPHLMSVPCTGANPPISTSTGALLDRKAVGTPSVGGAYQRRHSVTLPSSKFNQNQFLNSLKMDPSLTSGGGGSNKENRFRDRSYSETGERLLQKCGSSASGNSNSQVNSSRYKTELCRPFEENGTCKYGDKCQFAHGIHELRSLSRHPKYKTELCRTFHTIGFCPYGPRCHFIHNADERRGPPPLSTSNKLERPRLQHSYSFAGFSSTGSLQDSPTSVTPPPIFSAEDLTEWPSNPFTYSSQELANLLGPSLGGPPGADPSTPAPPSPTTPYYFRPMSESPQMFESPPSPPDSLSDQEGYQSSSGSLSGSESPILDTTRRLPIFSRLSISDD, encoded by the exons ATGACCACGGCTGTGGTGTCGCCTTTCTTCGACTTCAGCGAAGTGATAAACAAG AACAGCAAAATGCTgaactacaacaacaacaacgtaGTCGGCGCTCCCCATCTGATGTCTGTCCCCTGCACTGGTGCCAACCCCCCGATCTCAACCTCCACCGGGGCCCTGCTGGACAGGAAGGCGGTGGGGACCCCTTCCGTGGGAGGGGCGTACCAGCGTCGGCACTCGGTCACTCTGCCCAGCTCCAAGTTCAACCAGAACCAGTTCCTCAACAGCCTGAAGATGgatccctctctcacctccggcggcggcggcagcaaCAAGGAGAACCGATTCCGGGACCGCTCCTACTCTGAGACTGGCGAGCGTCTACTGCAGAAGTGCGGCAGCAGCGCCAGcggcaacagcaacagccagGTCAACTCCAGCCGCTACAAGACGGAACTGTGCCGGCCCTTCGAGGAGAACGGCACCTGCAAGTATGGCGACAAGTGTCAGTTCGCCCACGGGATCCACGAGCTGCGCAGCCTGAGCCGTCACCCGAAGTACAAGACGGAGCTGTGCCGCACGTTCCACACCATCGGGTTCTGCCCCTACGGCCCGCGCTGCCACTTCATCCACAACGCCGATGAGCGCCGGGggccccctcccctctccacctccaaCAAGCTGGAGCGCCCCCGCCTCCAGCACAGCTACAGCTTTGCTGGGTTCTCCAGCACGGGCAGTCTGCAGGACAGCCCCACCTCCGTCACCCCGCCGCCCATCTTCTCCGCCGAGGACCTCACTGAGTGGCCCAGCAACCCCTTCACCTACTCCAGCCAGGAGCTGGCCAACCTGTTGGGCCCCAGCCTGGGCGGCCCTCCCGGCGCCGACCCCTCCACCCCGGCCCCGCCTTCCCCGACCACACCATACTACTTCAGGCCCATGTCCGAGTCGCCTCAGATGTTTGAGTCGCCCCCTAGCCCCCCAGACTCTCTCTCCGACCAGGAGGGCTACCAGAGCAGCTCGGGGAGCCTGAGCGGGTCAGAGTCTCCCATCCTGGACACCACCCGCCGGCTCCCCATTTTCAGCAGACTCTCCATCTCAGACGACTAA